In Lentibacillus sp. JNUCC-1, the genomic window AATTGGGTTACAGGCTAAAGTTTCTCGAATTGGGTACTTCCAAAATGTCAGCGCAAATGCCAATAGAGAAAGGCGTATCGCAAACAAGGGGAGATGTAGCTCGAATCTTATCGGACGGGCAGAGGAGGATTATGAAACTATGATTAACATGAAATCAATCATTCTGTCTGCCCTCGAAAACAACGCATCCCTTGTTAGTGTTATTGATTCATACAATGGATACCCGGCTATTTTTCCTAATAAATCACCCACCAACCAAGACTTTGATAATTATGTTACTTACCAACTCATAAATAATGTAAATGTTGATTATGGAGATAACAAGGCGATCAGAGAGTACATTCATTTCCAAGTATCTGGGTTTGTCAGAAATGCATCAACAACAACGATTGGTCAAGAGATATCGAACTCTATGGAATCAATTGGTTTTTATCGTACCTATATCGGAGAGATTTACGAATCCGATACAGGTTATACACACGTTTCCACACGATGGAAAACGAAGATCAGAAAGGGGAATAAATAATGTATCAAACAGGTTTAAAGAATTTTCACTTTGCGCCGCTTACAAGCGATGACGACACTGGAACGGTATACGACACTCCTTCCAAATTGTCAGAGGCAGTATCAGCATCCGTCGAACCCAACACAGCCACAGGGCGTCATTTTGGTGATAATGAGGTTGTGGCCACAGCCAGTAAACTTAATTATGTAACAGTTAATATCGACATGACCACGTTAACGGCTGAGGATGAAGCGTTATTGCTGGGAAAGACACTTGATGACGATGGCGTTCTTAAAGAAAAGGGCGGAAAACCTCCATACGGCGCCTTTGGATTTGAGGTCACGATGGATGACGGATCTAGTGAGTTCTGGTGGTTGTTAAAGGGAAAGTTCCAAGAGCCCACGCGGTCCCAGAACACTGAAACTGATTCGATTGAATTCGGAACGCCTTCAATGTCTGGCGAATTCATCCGAAGAAAATCGGACAAAGAATGGAAGTTTGTTGGCAATGAATCTAACACAGGGTTCACATCTGGGGGAACTTGGTTTGATAAAGTATATGAAAAGCCGGTGGGTCCCTAATATTATTACGACACACTTTATTTAAAAGAGCGGTTCATTCCGCTCTTTTTACATATCTATTGGAGGTGTAATTATGGATAAAGGGCTCAAGAGAGACCTACAACACGAACCCGAAGAAGTTATCATAACTCTCGACAAGGAAAGAACGTTTCGACTTGATCTGAACGCTTATTTTGAAATCGACATGCTATATGAAGATAAGCAAAAAACATACCACCACGTGGAAGCCGATCTGCTACAAATGCGCCCATATGCTGTACGTGCATTTTTGTGGGCAGGTTTACTGCATGAGGACCCCGAATTAACACTCGAAGAAGTCGGAAAACACATCGACATACACAATATCCAAGAATACGCAACAGTTATTTATGAAATCATACTAGGCGATCAACCCGAAACAAAACCTCAAGAAGAAAATAAAGCTAAAAAAAAATAAAATGGCAGCATCATGATTGGGAATTAATGTTTGCATTTTACACGGAAATTTTAAAAAAGGACGAACAAGAATTTTGGATATTAAGTATGAGGCGACTGATCGCTCTATTTGAAATGAGAGATAGACGTGATAAACGAATGAAACAAGAAAAAGAAAAGGCGAAACAACAAAATGCGCTTGCCCAAATGCGGGCGTTGTAAAAGGCAGGTGAGAACATGGCAAAAGACGTTATCGCTGATTTAGTCGCGCAAATATCCATTGACGGTACTCAATTTCAAAAGGGTATGGGCCAAGTTAACCGACAACTAAAAACTGTGCAAGAAGAACTTAAATCTGCTCGTAGTCGATTCCGTCAGACAGGTGATGCAACTGATTTACTTGGCAATAGGCAAACAGCGTTGTCCGGTAAACTACAACTGCAAAAAACAAGATTAGATCTGTTGAAGCGCGCATATGAGGAATCTAAGAATTCAACAGATCAATATTCGAGCCGTACACAAGGGCTTGCAACGCAACTTGAAAAAGCCAAACGTGAGTTATCCGAAACAGAACACGAATTGGAACAGGTAAATCGAGAGCTTGCTGCAGGTAAGTGGAAACAATACGGAGAGCAATTAGACAATGCTGGAAGGAAACTTCAAAACGCCGGACGTAGCATGTCGCAGTTCGGTAAGTCCTACACAACAAGAGTAACAGCCCCTATCTTAGCTGGTGGAGCGGCTGTTTTTAAATTGGCTTCTGATTGGGAGGCCAGTTGGGTGGGCGTCGAAAAGGTTATAGATGGAACTGACGATCAACTATTAACTTTGCGCGACAATTTAAGAGGCATGACAAAAGAAATGCCTGCTACTCACAAAGAGATTGCTAATGTTGCCGCTTCAGCTGGTCAGTTGGGCATCGAGACAGAGAACATTGAAGAATTTTCAAAGGTCATGCTTAATTTGGGCGTAGCTACTAATATGACAGCGGACCAGGCAGCGACGTCCCTAGCTAGACTTGCTAACATCACGAACATGTCGGCGGATGATTATGACCGATTAGGCGCGACAATCGTCGGCTTAGGAAATAATCTCGCTACAACTGAACAAGAAATCGTAGATATGGGATTGCGATTGGCCGGTGCTGGAGATCAAATTGGTTTAACTCAACACCAAACGCTGGCATTTGCTGGCGCTTTGTCTAGCGTCGGTATTGCGGCTGAAGCTGGTGGTTCTGCATTTTCTAAAGTTATGGTTAATATGCAACTTGCCGCAGAAAAGGGCGGCGAAGAACTTGATGCGTTCGCGAAAGTCGCCGGTGTGTCTGCTGAAGATTTCAGAAAATCATTCCAAGAAGATGCTGCAGGAGCGATGATCACATTCATCGAAGGTCTTTCCACGGCAGAAGAACGTGGACTGTCAGCTATTGGAATTCTTGATGATATGGGAATATCCGAGGTGCGCATGCGTGATGCGTTATTGCGAGCCGCCGGAGCAAGCGACCTGTTTGCTGAATCCCTTGACATCGGGTCAAAGTCTTGGGAAGAAAACCTTGCGCTGACCGAAGAAGCGGAAAAACGCTATGGAACAACAGAGTCACAATTAAAGATACTCTTGAACCGTATCAAAGATATAGGAATCACGTTAGGCAACGCATTAATACCTGCTGTCATGGATGCGCTAGATGCCGCGGAACCTTTGATTGATAAAATTGAATCGGGCGCTCAAGCGTTTGCTGACATGTCCGAAGAAGAACAACGCACAGTGTTGAAAACCATCGCTCTTGTAGCAGCAGCCGGCCCTGCTATTATGGTTATGGGTAACTTGACAACAGCTGTGGGTGGGGTTGCTAGAGCGGCTGGGTTGCTATCGAAAACTCTTGGTGTTGTTCGCGGTGCTGGATTGCTTGCTAGATTGGGAGGTCTCAGCGTCGCGGGCCCTGTCGGTTTAGCAATCGCAGGTGTCGGAGGTCTGGTGTATGCCATCACAAAGTTAACCGATGACAGTCTTGATTTGCACGATGTTAATTATGACGTGATCAGCAGTGTTAAAGATGAGATTGAAGCAATCGACGATTTGACTGGTCGTTTTGATGAGTTGCAAAACAAGAATCGTCTCTCAACTGATGAAATGATGCGCTATATGGATGTGTTAACTGAATTAGAAAGCGCACAAGCTGCTGATAAAATCAAAGCACTTACAGAGGAACAGGAAAAATTACTCGAAAAATCCGGTCTTACCAATAAAGAAATGGACGAGTTTTTAAATTTGAACGATCAGGTGATTGAAAAATCTCCCGATACCACACAGTCGATCAGCGAACAAGGTAATGCTTATGCGGAAAACACACAAGCCCTTAAAGACCTCAACGAAGAAAAGCGGAAAGAACTTCTCATCAATGCCGAAAGAGAATTGATCAACGCTTTGGAAAATGAAGTTAAATTAATTGAACGTGAAAAAGAACTTACACAAGAAGTTCGTGACATTAATAATGAGATTGAGGAAAACAAGCGCAGACGCATTGAAGTGGGCAACTTGTTAAACGTTGAATCAGAGAAACTAAGAGATATTCAACAAAAAATAAACGAATACGAATATGACGGCACTCAAGAGTCCATGCGCAAAAAAGAAAACCTGGAAATGCAAAAGCGCGAACAAATGGAAATTGTTAATGAGATCCGTAATGAAAACGAACAACTTGACCACACTTACGATGCGCTGGTTAATAAGCTCAATAAAAAAGGTGAAGACCTAGATGTCACCCGTGAAGAAATGCGAGAGATAGACACGCTTAAATACCAATATGAAAACCTCATCTTATCTCAGGCCGACATCACTGCTGAAAAAGGCAAAGGTATCGAGAAAATAGAACAAGAAATAGAAAAGGTCAAACAGGCAAAAAAGGAACTTGATAACCAATTTAAAGGACAAAAGAAAAACACTGAGGCTTATCGAGATCAAAACCGAGACTTGAATACGCAATTATCCAGGCTCGAAACCGCAAGGGGAAAACTCAGTGACATCAACGAACTTGCTGGTCAGACTGTGTACGACAAGCGTGTTGACATAAAACCTAACCCGTCAATCAGTAGGTTTAACCAACAAATTGGTTCTGCTGTCGCCAAACGTGTAACGTTGCATACGGCAGGTGCGGGTATTGCCCCCATGTATGCCGAGGGTACAGACAGTCACCCTGGCGGCCCAGCAATAGCTGGGGAGTTAGGTCCTGAATTAGCGAGGCATAACAATAAATGGGCCATGCTTGATTTTGGATTGTATGATTTGCCAAGACGAACTCAAGTTTTCACACATGATGATACCAAACGTATGTTGGGCGCTTTGAACAATATCCCCGCATATGCCGGTGGGGTAGGAACAACCGGAAAAGCTGATCAGTTCATTAAAGACTTGCAACCACGGCAAATGCAAGGCGAAGTTACTATCTATACCACTGTCGTAAACGAAATGGACGGCAGGGAATTAAGCAGACGAACTTATAAGCACACACAAGAGTTCATTGATCGAGACAAGAAAAGGGAGGGGGATTTTGCATAATGGATAAAGAAATCATGAAAGGTTTAATTCACATGCTGACGAACAGGGTTGAACGATTAGAAGATATGGTGGATGCACTCGCCGAAGAAAGACGAAGTGCATCCAGAGACGCTTTTTATGAATCGAAAGAGTACTTCAACAAAGAGTTAAGAGAACTGGATAAGTTTATCTGAAGCTCCTCTTAACTTTCTCATCTCTTTCATAATGCTCAATCACGTCTTTCCATATTCGTTTTGAAAGGGTTCTTGAATCAAGAACTTGATTGAGTATGTCAGATATGGCATTTTCCAATTCAGGGTTGTCCACACCGTGTTTTGAGAACGCCTCTTTGACGTTATTTTGAATATCGTCCATTTTTATCACCTCCCTTCAACCTACAATGTTCGACAGGGAAGTTATATATTCCTTCAAGAAAGGAGGAAACGCATGAAATCCTTAAAATTTAACAGCATTAAGAAACCATGGATCTATCTGCTGAAAGGCAGACAAAAAGCCCCTTTTGCGGCGATGAGACGAAATACAATTACAGTTATGGGCATGCCGGGCGCGCACTTAACAAGTACGGAAATAGACCCTATCGTCATTAGACAGCCTGTGGGATTTGTCGTAAATGATGACGAACACGAATTGCAGATTAAGGATGAGTTAGCATCTTGGCTGTACACTGAAGAACCTGTGCCACTGGAGTTTGATGACGAGCCTGGACGCACATATTATGCAGTCGTTCAAAATACATTGAGTGACTTTGAAAAATTTGCAGAGTTAAGGCAAGGAACGGTTGAATTTCTGATATTGGATCCCTATGGTTACGGCCCAGAAGAAACCGAAACTTTCACAGCAGACACCACCATGATCATCAACCCAGGCACAGCACCCGCAGACCCGATATTCGAGTTAGAAGTGCTGCAACCCGTCACATTCGCAATGATCAGCAATGGCGATCAATACAACATGATCGGGGAGCCTTTGGATGTGGAAAGTCAGTCGCCATTTCAAAAATATGAACGCGTATTTCATTCATCCGGAAACAATTTAACGGGGTGGACAACCGCAAGCGCGGGCGAGGTTGATGGCATCATTGCGGGAGAAATGACAACGGACGGAAGCGTGTTTAAAGCGGCGGACTATGGAACAGGTGAATCATGGCACGGCCCGGCGATCAGGGCGACGCTGCCGAGCACTTTGAAAAACTTCTGCGTGGAAGCTAAAGTCAAGTTTATGAATGGCGACAGCAAGGACATCGGACGCGTGGAAGTTTATATGCTGGATGCAGTCGGCAATCAAATCTGCAAAATGGCTCTGAAAGATACAGTCGGCGGTCGATCTGAAACGTTTGGAGAGGCACGTGTTGGCAACAGCGAGGACAACGAGTTTTTAATATCGAAAAGCAATAACGGCCCCGATCATCCATGGACGTGGAACGAGTTCGAGGGCGTTTTGCGTATCGAAAGAGACAAAGATTTATGGACTGCCTATATCGCGAAAGTCGATCCTGTGACAGGCAAGCACCATTCAAGACGATCAGTATCTATGCCGGACTATGAGGGTAAATACTTGCAATCCGTGGCGCAGGTGGTTGTACATGTTGCTCAAAACGGAGATTATCAAACGCCAGTGCAGGCCATTGACGAGGTGTCTGTTTACAAGATTAATTTAGCGGATTTAGGCATCCCTTATATTGCCGATGCAGGGGATACGATCACGTTTGACCATGAGAGTGATGAGCTGCTCATTAATGGTGAGAACTTTAAGAGCCGGCATGCTTTTGGTGGGCAGTTTTTTGAGTTGGAATCAGGCAATAACCAACTAGTCGTACATCCGGAAAGCAGCTTTAATGCATCTGTTAAATATAGACCACGGTACAGGTAGGAGGTGAACAATCTATGACAATCATACACATCACAGACGGTCAATCCAACAAGATACTAGATTTTATCACAGCACCGAATATCCTAGACAACAACCACCGTAAATCGCTTAAAGACAACCTTGAAACATTCGATTTTGAAACATTCGGCGACAGATCGTTTTCCGGACATCTCGGACAGTTAAACCGGGTCATCATTCCCGAAGAGGACGGCGCGTATCAAGAGTTTGTCATCCACGAATCAGGTAAATATCACGGTGCCGACGGATTAAAAGCCGAGGTGTTTTCTAACGCAAGCTATTTGCTCCTGAAACAAGCCAAGGTCATCGATCCAAACAAGACATCTGCCCTGACTGCCGAGCAACACGCCGCAGAATTTCTATCTGGAACCGAATGGAAGCCGGGGAATGTCGTATTTAAAGGCGTGCGCACACTCACGTTTGAGAAGCACACGAATCCTTTTGCGGCTTTGAAAAAGATGGCGAGGGAGTTTGGGCTAGAACTAAAATTCCGTGTCGAAATCAAGGGCGGTCGTATTGTTGGCAGGTATGTAGACTTGGTTGAGCGTATCGGCAAGTGGCGCGGGCGTGAGGTTGAGTTTGGCAAGGATTTAGCCAAGATTAAGCGGATTGAAAAGACTGATAATATCGTCACCGCACTGAAAGGTATCGGCCCCGAACGTGATGACGGCTCTCGCCTTGAAGTTATTGTTGAGGATAAAGACGCTCTTGCTCGGTGGGGCAGAAATGGTCAACATCTGATCGAGGTGTACGAGCCACAGTCCACCGACCAGGGCATGACCGAGGAGCAGCTGATCCAATACACTAGGACAGAATTAAACAAGCGCATTAATGCCGTGGTGGAATACGAGGCGGAGATTATCGACCTTGAAAATATGCTAGGATACGAGCATGAGAGGATACGCCATGGCGACACGATCAGGATTAAGGATACGAGCTTTGAGCCGCCCCTCTATCTCGAGGCACGTGTGCATCTGCAGGATAGGGACATCAAAGCTGAGGATAGAAAGACCGTACAGCTTGGAGACTATGTGGAATATACCGAGGATGAAGTCAATGCTATTTGGAAACAATTTCGTGATCAAATTCGCGACAAAATCAGCAATGCCGAGCTTATCGAATACACGTACAACAAGCTGACCATTGATGATAAGGACGAGGTTGTGTTTGAGGAAGGAAAAACATTCGCACAGCTCCGGGCGGATAAAGCACAAGAGGCAGCTGAAGCAGTTGCCGTGGCAAAAGCGGAACTCGCTGAAACGGAAGCAAAAGCATACGCCGATGGTGAAGTCTCGAAAGAAGAAGCGCGAGCAATTGAGGACGCCGAACAGAAGCTGAAAGAAGCCAAAAAAGACGCTGAACAGAAAGCGCAAGCTGCAGAAAATGCGGCAATTGGATACACGGAAGATTATGCGGAGAAAAAGCGCATTGAATCTAACGCCCCACCCGCTGATCAATCAGCACTATGGATTGACACTTCTATTACGCCGAACGTCATTAAAAGGCATGACGGCATATCGTGGATTAAGTTAAGCCCCACAGAAGCCGCGGAAATTGGCGCGGAAACTCCTGACGGTGCGCAGTCTAAAGCAGATGGCGCAGAATCCAGTGCTAAGGGATATGCTGACAGCCAAGATGGCATTTTAAAAACAGCTGTAGAAGGCTATGCGGATACTGTTTCTGGTCAAGCTGAATCTAACGCGAAGTCACACGCTGATACAGTCTCACAACAAGCCGAGACACGCGCCAAGAACTATGCGGTAGCCAAGACTGTTTACGATAATAAGATGACCGAGATCGCGAATGATCTAAGCGACAAAGCGGGCATTTCTTATGTCGATGGACAGCTACAACTTAAACAGGGCGCCATACCTCAACAACCAACAGCCCCATCTAGTCCAAGCGTTGGCATGTTGTGGCTTGATACATCTAAGATACCTAACATAATGAAGCGTTATACAGGAACTGGGTGGGATAAGGCTTCACCTACTGAAGCGGGTGAGGTCGGATCTTATACGATTGCAGAGATCGACAACAAGATTAATAATGTCGTTAGTGTGACCGAATATAATGCGGATATGGACGGAGTTGTCAGTCGGCTGGATACCCAATCAACGCAGATCGGGCAGAACGAAACTGCTATAGGATTAAAAGCCAATCAGTCGGAAGTCGATACGATTAGCGGGAAGGTGTCGGACAACAGTGCTGCCTTGACCGTACAGGCAGATGAGATTGCTAGTAAGGTCGATTCGACAACTTACACTAGTGGGATTAAGGACGCAAAAAGCCACGCCGACAGTGCGGCAAGTAGTGCTGAATCGGCAGCGAAATCTCATGCGGATACGAAGGCAAGTCAGGCGGAAGAGAACGCAAAGGGGTACACGGATAAATCCTTAACTATAGAAGATTATCCAGGAACAATGAAAGCCTTTAATAACCTAGCATCGTTAGCATCCCGGAGTTCGAGTACAAAAGGGGTAATGCTCATAAAAACTCCTATTGACCGTAGGGTTATGACGAGAGTTAAAATAAGTGGTTATAATTATCGCACAGATAACTCGGATGTAGATTTAACAATCTCTTTCTATAACTACACTACTTCTATACTAAATCATTCGTACCAAAACACCGGGACTAAATCGATTGACAAAGTTAGGATAGGCAGAGATGCAAACGATAGAGTGGTTATTATTCTAGGACTTGACTCTACTTTATGGAAATATCCGGCGTTCACAGTAGATAAAGCTATTATGTCTTACTCTACAGCCCCCGATAGTTATAAAGATGGATGGGATATGGAAATATCGGCAAGCATCCCGAAAGACATTACGAAAATTACAACCGTAAAAGGTTCTGATTATGATTCAAGAGTCGAAAAAGCCGAAACATCCATCACACAAAACGCCAATGCGATCACACAACGCGCAACCAAAACGGAATTAAACACGTTGACCGGGCGAGTATCCGATGCTGAATCGAGTATCACGCAAAATGCGAATAAAATAACGTCTAAAGTTTCACAGACGGACTTCAATACACTGTCTGGGCGCGTCTCAACCGCAGAATCCGAAATCATCCAAAACGCCGACAGCATCAAGACGAAAGTCACCGACAGTGAAGCCCGTTCCATTTTCACGCAAGAGGCTAACAGTTTTACGTTTGATGCTGACCAGATTAATTTCACTGGGCATGTGTTTGGGGAGGATGCGACTTTTGCAGGGGACCTTGTTGGCAACACATTCACATCCTCGTACAGCGAGTCGGTAGAGCAATTAACGACAACATACTCAACAAGCTTTGATGCTGATGGGTTTTACACGGAAGAAGAGATAAATTTAGCAGGCAACATATCAGGTGATTTTGCTGAAGTAAAGCATGGGTCTGTGAATCTTGGAACCGTGCAAAGAGGTGGTAGGAACACGTTCATGATTATCTCTCAAAACGAGATAAAAACTAGCAGAGACCTAGCTATTGAAGCAAACAGGCTGACACTCAGAACAGCCGCATCTTCCGCTAACGAAGGTTTTGATTTCGAGACGAGAGACTCTCCGCACCATGGTTTTATAAGTTCGGGTGACGTTGGTCTTAAATTTACCAATTCAGGCATCAACCAATTACAAGCCAGGCTTGCAAACGATAACACGTATGCCGAATTTGCCGCGGCTGACTTTAGAACACCATATGGAAAAGCTGACATCGTTGTAGACGAGAGCATTGGGGCCAACAGTGGGTATATCAGATATGACAACGGCTTGCAGATTTGTTGGGAAACAGACACTAGCTCAATTGAAACTTCTAGCAGTATTGGAGGTATAGCTTACACAAGCAAGTCTTTTACCTTCCCGAAATCATTCAGGTTTACACCAACAATATCAGATGCCTCCCGAAGAGACGCAGGGTTGATGTGGGGAGGTGTTAGAACCTTTAGCACCACAGGGTGTTCTGTATATGTGTTAGCCCCAAACACGGGAATAACAGGGTATCCAGGGTATGTTGCAATTGGGAGGTGGAAATAATGCAGGACATCAACAACGTCATTAAAAAGATAAACACTGGATGGGCAAATGATTTGTCTAATGCTAAAACAGGTTTAGCAGTGGCAGAGGAAAAAGCTGAAAGGCTAGAATCCGAAAACGCTAGACTGCAAGAGGAATTGAATAAACTTAAAAAGGAGATTGATAATAATGATGACGATTAATATCACGAGCGTCAATGTACGATATGCGGAGGGTGCTGCAGACAGTGTTCAGGTGCATTTCTCGGCCTATGACGATCAGCGGACGATTAACGTAAATGGCTACATCCCATTGACAGCTGCAGAGTATGAGGGTAATGAGTCATTGTCAGCTCTCGAGGGGCTTGTCCGGCAGGAAGTGTCGAGTAAGATTAAGGCTGCTTAAAATTTTCGGGGGATTTTAAAGGGAATTTTACCTTCTTATGGAAAGGGAAGATAAGGAGGTGATAATTGTGAGGGTATTATATTTTGCAAAGGCTGTCGCATACGTAGGATTAGCTTTATTTATATACGCTAAATTTATTGGCCCTGAGGGTCTCGCAGATGTTCTGAGAATAGATAATCCATCAGACGAGGGTTTGCGTATAGCAGGTATGCTATTACCTAAATATGTTATTATTTGGACCATTGTTACGGTAGTTTTAGAAGCAATCAGTAACTTCATAAGCTTCTTTGAAGGAAAAAAGAAATAATTGAAGAAGCAGGACTTTTGCCCATTCTTGTCGAAATGAGTAGATGAGAAAGGGGTGAAATGATGAAAAACTTCATTGTGACAATTAGATATGATAATGACCAAACAGATTCAATTACTGTATCCACTAATCTAAAACAAAACGCTGAAAGTAAAGTGGCATCGAAACAATGGGTTAAATGTGAAGAATCAGGAAGGTTCATAAACATGATGAAAGTAAAGTGGTTTCAGGTAGAAGAAATTAATTAATTATGAGCACTCCAAAAGGGGTGCTTTTTCTTATGTCGGAACGTTAGGGGGTCGAGGATGCCATCAAATGTAGACAGGGAAGTGGAGGACATGGAAAAGTTTATGTCGATACTCATGGATGTGAAGGTGTCGCTCGCTGAACAAAATGGAAAACTGGACAATCTTCTCGATATGAAAGAACAGATAAAAGAGACAGCAGAAATAGCAACCAATGCAGATTATAGGTCAACCACTAACAAAGAAGCCATAGACAAGATGAGCAAAGCCGTTAGAGAAAAAGCTTCAAAAGACGATGTTGAGAAGATTGTTAAACAACGAGAAAATACATTTAAAAATCTACCGTCATGGATAGCGTTAGCTATTTCCTTGGCGGTTTTTATTTTAACTTATTTAGGAGGTCAATAACATGGAAAACGAAGTTATGCAACAAACACTAATCTTTGCCACGATCATAGCACCGGTCGTGGCCGCGCTCGTAGAACTGGTCAAGAAAACGGTCAAGGTCAAAAAGAATTATCTGCCCGCAGTCAGTCTTTTGATCGGCTTGATCATCGGTATCCTTGCCTATCCGTTTACAGACATGGAGCTTGCTTTACGATTGTGGGCTGGCGGATTTGCGGGACTTGCCGGTACAGGTTTGTTTGAGTTGATTAAACAGCGGCAAGGAGTGAGTAAATAATGTCATTACTAATCATAGACGGTGGACACGGTGGCATGGATCCGGGCGGCGGTTCTAACAGTCATTTCAAAGAAAAAGATAAG contains:
- a CDS encoding major tail protein → MYQTGLKNFHFAPLTSDDDTGTVYDTPSKLSEAVSASVEPNTATGRHFGDNEVVATASKLNYVTVNIDMTTLTAEDEALLLGKTLDDDGVLKEKGGKPPYGAFGFEVTMDDGSSEFWWLLKGKFQEPTRSQNTETDSIEFGTPSMSGEFIRRKSDKEWKFVGNESNTGFTSGGTWFDKVYEKPVGP
- a CDS encoding phage tail spike protein, with protein sequence MTIIHITDGQSNKILDFITAPNILDNNHRKSLKDNLETFDFETFGDRSFSGHLGQLNRVIIPEEDGAYQEFVIHESGKYHGADGLKAEVFSNASYLLLKQAKVIDPNKTSALTAEQHAAEFLSGTEWKPGNVVFKGVRTLTFEKHTNPFAALKKMAREFGLELKFRVEIKGGRIVGRYVDLVERIGKWRGREVEFGKDLAKIKRIEKTDNIVTALKGIGPERDDGSRLEVIVEDKDALARWGRNGQHLIEVYEPQSTDQGMTEEQLIQYTRTELNKRINAVVEYEAEIIDLENMLGYEHERIRHGDTIRIKDTSFEPPLYLEARVHLQDRDIKAEDRKTVQLGDYVEYTEDEVNAIWKQFRDQIRDKISNAELIEYTYNKLTIDDKDEVVFEEGKTFAQLRADKAQEAAEAVAVAKAELAETEAKAYADGEVSKEEARAIEDAEQKLKEAKKDAEQKAQAAENAAIGYTEDYAEKKRIESNAPPADQSALWIDTSITPNVIKRHDGISWIKLSPTEAAEIGAETPDGAQSKADGAESSAKGYADSQDGILKTAVEGYADTVSGQAESNAKSHADTVSQQAETRAKNYAVAKTVYDNKMTEIANDLSDKAGISYVDGQLQLKQGAIPQQPTAPSSPSVGMLWLDTSKIPNIMKRYTGTGWDKASPTEAGEVGSYTIAEIDNKINNVVSVTEYNADMDGVVSRLDTQSTQIGQNETAIGLKANQSEVDTISGKVSDNSAALTVQADEIASKVDSTTYTSGIKDAKSHADSAASSAESAAKSHADTKASQAEENAKGYTDKSLTIEDYPGTMKAFNNLASLASRSSSTKGVMLIKTPIDRRVMTRVKISGYNYRTDNSDVDLTISFYNYTTSILNHSYQNTGTKSIDKVRIGRDANDRVVIILGLDSTLWKYPAFTVDKAIMSYSTAPDSYKDGWDMEISASIPKDITKITTVKGSDYDSRVEKAETSITQNANAITQRATKTELNTLTGRVSDAESSITQNANKITSKVSQTDFNTLSGRVSTAESEIIQNADSIKTKVTDSEARSIFTQEANSFTFDADQINFTGHVFGEDATFAGDLVGNTFTSSYSESVEQLTTTYSTSFDADGFYTEEEINLAGNISGDFAEVKHGSVNLGTVQRGGRNTFMIISQNEIKTSRDLAIEANRLTLRTAASSANEGFDFETRDSPHHGFISSGDVGLKFTNSGINQLQARLANDNTYAEFAAADFRTPYGKADIVVDESIGANSGYIRYDNGLQICWETDTSSIETSSSIGGIAYTSKSFTFPKSFRFTPTISDASRRDAGLMWGGVRTFSTTGCSVYVLAPNTGITGYPGYVAIGRWK
- a CDS encoding distal tail protein Dit yields the protein MKSLKFNSIKKPWIYLLKGRQKAPFAAMRRNTITVMGMPGAHLTSTEIDPIVIRQPVGFVVNDDEHELQIKDELASWLYTEEPVPLEFDDEPGRTYYAVVQNTLSDFEKFAELRQGTVEFLILDPYGYGPEETETFTADTTMIINPGTAPADPIFELEVLQPVTFAMISNGDQYNMIGEPLDVESQSPFQKYERVFHSSGNNLTGWTTASAGEVDGIIAGEMTTDGSVFKAADYGTGESWHGPAIRATLPSTLKNFCVEAKVKFMNGDSKDIGRVEVYMLDAVGNQICKMALKDTVGGRSETFGEARVGNSEDNEFLISKSNNGPDHPWTWNEFEGVLRIERDKDLWTAYIAKVDPVTGKHHSRRSVSMPDYEGKYLQSVAQVVVHVAQNGDYQTPVQAIDEVSVYKINLADLGIPYIADAGDTITFDHESDELLINGENFKSRHAFGGQFFELESGNNQLVVHPESSFNASVKYRPRYR
- a CDS encoding phage tail tape measure protein; protein product: MAKDVIADLVAQISIDGTQFQKGMGQVNRQLKTVQEELKSARSRFRQTGDATDLLGNRQTALSGKLQLQKTRLDLLKRAYEESKNSTDQYSSRTQGLATQLEKAKRELSETEHELEQVNRELAAGKWKQYGEQLDNAGRKLQNAGRSMSQFGKSYTTRVTAPILAGGAAVFKLASDWEASWVGVEKVIDGTDDQLLTLRDNLRGMTKEMPATHKEIANVAASAGQLGIETENIEEFSKVMLNLGVATNMTADQAATSLARLANITNMSADDYDRLGATIVGLGNNLATTEQEIVDMGLRLAGAGDQIGLTQHQTLAFAGALSSVGIAAEAGGSAFSKVMVNMQLAAEKGGEELDAFAKVAGVSAEDFRKSFQEDAAGAMITFIEGLSTAEERGLSAIGILDDMGISEVRMRDALLRAAGASDLFAESLDIGSKSWEENLALTEEAEKRYGTTESQLKILLNRIKDIGITLGNALIPAVMDALDAAEPLIDKIESGAQAFADMSEEEQRTVLKTIALVAAAGPAIMVMGNLTTAVGGVARAAGLLSKTLGVVRGAGLLARLGGLSVAGPVGLAIAGVGGLVYAITKLTDDSLDLHDVNYDVISSVKDEIEAIDDLTGRFDELQNKNRLSTDEMMRYMDVLTELESAQAADKIKALTEEQEKLLEKSGLTNKEMDEFLNLNDQVIEKSPDTTQSISEQGNAYAENTQALKDLNEEKRKELLINAERELINALENEVKLIEREKELTQEVRDINNEIEENKRRRIEVGNLLNVESEKLRDIQQKINEYEYDGTQESMRKKENLEMQKREQMEIVNEIRNENEQLDHTYDALVNKLNKKGEDLDVTREEMREIDTLKYQYENLILSQADITAEKGKGIEKIEQEIEKVKQAKKELDNQFKGQKKNTEAYRDQNRDLNTQLSRLETARGKLSDINELAGQTVYDKRVDIKPNPSISRFNQQIGSAVAKRVTLHTAGAGIAPMYAEGTDSHPGGPAIAGELGPELARHNNKWAMLDFGLYDLPRRTQVFTHDDTKRMLGALNNIPAYAGGVGTTGKADQFIKDLQPRQMQGEVTIYTTVVNEMDGRELSRRTYKHTQEFIDRDKKREGDFA
- a CDS encoding DUF3675 domain-containing protein yields the protein MEREDKEVIIVRVLYFAKAVAYVGLALFIYAKFIGPEGLADVLRIDNPSDEGLRIAGMLLPKYVIIWTIVTVVLEAISNFISFFEGKKK